A stretch of DNA from Anopheles nili chromosome 2, idAnoNiliSN_F5_01, whole genome shotgun sequence:
TTATTGTTTTCGTTGCCGattcgtgtttgttttacttctttcATAGCGTTTTCACTTATCGATGTGATTGCATACATCTTCGCagtgtaaaatttattaatatAGTTAGTCCTTTTTGAAAgccaataaaaataaattgcatcctAAATAGATAAGGTAGGTTTTACAAAAAACCTTCTGTGGTATATGATGATCAAGCTCACTAGCAAATGGTTCACTGTCAAAAACACGTAAAATCTTATGACTTTTGTAATTTCTCTGACGATGTAATGTGTTTCCACTTGCAGATAAAATCGTTTGTGGGTATGCCGTACCTTCTTTGTCGCTTGACAAACAATCATGACAAACTCTCAAGGCATCTATATGTATTGCTTGCGCAAAAGAGAAATATATCCTGACTATCTCATTTTGCTTGTCACCGAAAAATACAAAGCTACAAACAATGACTGCAACATAACGAAATATATGCACCTTTTTACAACACTGAAACAAGAAGTAGCTATTGATGCATAAATCGATATCTATAATCTCTGTATCATCGTGGTATCGGATTTTTAtcaacatttgcttatttgcCTTCTTTCACTTTTATACACATCTCATACCACGTTCTTTGCGTTGGCGTTAATGTATTGAGGTGGCGTTGAAGTTCAGTTGTAGACtgtttgtgtttcaatttacctgatttacattttatatgccttttcttatatttttctttcgtatttTTTAAAGAACCAAAAGGCAACTTTTGAATAAAAGCATCTCAAAATTCTGgcttgaatttaattttaattttttttgttcgagagATATTGTGAATAGAAAGCTTAAATAGATTTACAGTAAACATATTTAGTTACGGTtgcgaaaaaaatatttagagaaaaagaaagagataaagatgggaaagaaagcaaacggagAGCGACTATCGTTTAAGAGGAGCCAGGATTTCATCGAAAGAGAggcaaataatttattattgataaatgatttgttatttttcttctgctttgtGGTTGAACCATTCGAAGTCCAATTATTTCAAGTATTCTTCGTATTCAGCCATCATGCCCTTGGATGAATTGATTTCTATCTAGACTGATTTAAGAACAATCCATGGGTATCATAATAAAAAGAAGATCTACTCATAGTACATAGTGATTCACATAGAATTTTGATCGATGAATTGCATATTTGAATCAGGCAAGATGTGGATAAATTTGATAAATCCAGGATTGTAACCTACACAAGCTTATACCAAAAATAGGGTGCATGGCAGGAGGGTGCATGGATTGGAATAGATAGAACAGCtcgtggaaaatcaatttcaattcaatgaCCATCAAATTCtatgatgtttttgtttaaaccTTCGCTTGTGATCGAAATTAGATACATGACATAACTGAAAGCTTGTTTCTCTTGCTTCTTACAATTTTTCACATATCTGGGCGCTACAACCTTATCGCTTAACAGTCTAGGGTTGCTCCAGAAACAATCGAAACCGCTCACGGTCGAGCACTGTGGTCTGTCAATGTTTAATTTCTGTCTTTTTGGATGCATCTACGTCATCACTCCATCTCCGTTTTTTGACTACCACGTTTTTTCTATTCATATATATAATCTAAACAGGCTTTACGGAAAAGATCGTCAGGTGCCATTTTATTGACGTGACTATCCGTTCTTATGATACGTAGGGCAGCTACAAACTAATGATGTCTATGTTATCAGTTCATTCCAGGACCTGGATTGACTTGCAGCTAATGCTGTAGCTACTGAACTGTGTTCtatctcctttcttgtataaataaataccatATAGATGAACCCATGATCCCATTTATAAACCATACATTCCGTGTCTTTTGGCTTGTTGCAATGTTAgcaaacatgatttttttatttcttgatgtttcaatatttgaatctcttatttttgttatttgtttcatgtttggAAATGATTTCGAATATACTTTTATGTTTTAGTATTTATTGATGATTACGTTATATTGTTTTAAAGGGCTTACAGTTTCTGAACATGGTTTACAATTACAATAGTTCGTAGACCGAGTACTGCTGATTTAGTAAAATCAGAGCAAAAAGGATGTTTCGCAAATCAAATGAGATACAACCTTTCACTTTATATCGTTAGTGTAGAGTGGTTTTTCTCAGGTGGTCCGGCGCCGTTGAAACTATAAATTATGCCCTTTATATTTCTTCATCTACATGAATGAGCATATGGACAAAAGTACGCTCATACGTGTATAAAAGAGATGCCATCGTAAACgatggaagaaacaaaatttatCTAAGGTTGTTTTAAAGGTTTAAAATTCGATGTGATAAACCgtattaaaaaaagtttattgGTTTGAACTCAAGTACATATAGTTATAAATTCTAAATTGATGattaaaaatcatccaaaatGATCGTTTGGAGTGCATCAGTCGACtttaaatcaaaaataaaatatgtaacaCAAAGTTTAGCTAAtattcgaaaaataaaaaagtcaTGGGCTGTGCACAAAAATTAAAGATGAAGTATGTTGGTGTACATGAACTCTCAACCCCAACAGTTACAGATTATCTTGAAGGAAATGCCAAAATATAAATTCATTCTTGTATAGGCACAGGCCAATCAATACACATTTAATCCCATGAACAGTAAATGAATGCTGAGAAAATGAGCACTCCTTTAATCAGGTGAACTTGCCAGGTGTTATGCGAAAACAAGCATGTGAAAAGCGCTAGTAGTATCTTTAATGTatgaaagaaaatttgcaGCAAATGATACAGGCCGAGTGAGTGGAGAATGTCATTTTGAAGGGTTAAATATAGAATGGTGATGAGGAAAAGAAGTGTGGACATCAAAGCATTTAATGCCGCTTCGGGAACCGGAAGCTTCGTGAAGATGAAGCGGTTTTAGACTGAACGAACCAAATGTGCCGATGTAAAATTTTCATAATTGCGTTGAAATAAATAGAATAAATTCTTCGTCCCGCATGCTGCTTccgcaaaataaataaaaaagaaaacaattatcATTCCGACAAAGGCGAAGATACTAGATGCCGGTAGTGAGTGAAAATGTAGAAAGGAGACGGTTTGTATTTTGTGAaccaaattaaaataatataacaataaaaacggCACCATCCAACCTCGTAGACCTCTATTTATGGGCTCCGCCGATGTAGAAATTTATGTCTCGACGAGGAAGTTGGAACGAATAGGAAAACCTAAAGCAAATAAAGGAAGATAGAAATAGGCCAGGTGAAATATAATTCCCGAGTTTCTTCGAGAAGAACGAGTTGAGGCCATAGGGAATGGTCTAAACAGTCTCTGTATATctgaataaaatgaaattggGACTAATGTTTGGGATGTTgtttaattataataaaatatgagTGTTTGCTTAACTCATGATTTTGACTCGTTTACTATTTGTGTATCGGACGCTAGAATGGACGCTATTTAATTTAACTTAAGTAAACTTGAATGTAAAATGatgtgtggaaaattcaatgaaGATATcattaaacaatttttctttttggtgtgAAATATTTCTGCTATATTAGTATCATTTTCATGATATAGCATGTGTACTcgaatgtttatttaaaaaaacaatttaaaggATATACACCTAATATGATCAGTTGGATTGCTAAGAATCAGCACTGCTGTTCAAATGTACTTTCGTAAACTTGCATTGAAGTTTCAGCTAAATAAAGTTGAATTATGTGAAAAGGACGCATGTCTCAAATAAATTTCGGGTTCGTCGTTCAATGAATCGTTGAAGTCTACTGCTTAGGAACGGTTGCGAAACTTGTTTTCTAATGGGCTTAGCTgatgtaaattaaaacataaaaaaaacgcattttttAACAATTCCTAGTACAACGGTAATTGATGGAATAAACGACAGTGCttaacaaataaatatagTAATATTAATATTGCTATTCACCCCCAGTCATACCGTTTTCATATTCGGataattgaagaaaataataaatcaaaatttgttttcaacaattatatttttgtttaatttattatgctttttaaaaatattttttctaatATCATCCAAAagcaagcagttttttcttaTCTGTTTGATAAAGAAAATcgtattaaatatttttctaatACTTTACCGTAGGTTATTTTTCGCGTCAGTtctttgtgatttttttcgcAGTGGAGCTTCTTAATATTGCGCCTTGGACGGATTTTCATTCAAGAACTATTTGAATAAACACCTTTTTATGGTACAATTTAAAGAACAGTTAAACATTTTCATATATACAGCCTATATTATCATaaaatttgtgtttatttttgttaattaaaaatgaattgtGTGTCAAAACGGACTACAAACTTTATGACCATTTTATATTGATTATTTTGAGATTTTCTTTAGATTTACACTGTTTATTGATATAGTACACGATCTTTAAAAAGCAGTAGGAATGTGGAACGATTTTTCTATGTGTGATTTTAATTCACGGCAAAacatataaaattaatttatagtagattaaaaaaaataagtattttcattattgttttttacTGTTATATATGACAATGTGGTAATGCAATTCCTCGTACGATGAATATTGATATTGTCATTGTTGATAATCGCATAACGCATTATAAtttagcagaatttgatatTTGATATATTTCATTATTACTGTCGACAAATTTCAGAGATGGGTATGATTGTAGATTTGAGTTCAAATTCATACAAtggttttgaaatttaattgaattatttacgAATGAAATAGAGGTATATCTTGAAATATACTTTCTACTTACCACATATTTTCaagtttattttcttcattttgtcATGCCGTGAAGCAATTTATGTTGCATTTGGAAATCTGAAGAATCATTTGATTAATATTACTtagtttttgcattttgctcaaaaggaaacaaatacTAAAATGATTTTGACTAGATTCTTCTAAGTTGTAATATTTAAATGCAAAAGAGAGTCGTTCGGCATTCATGTTTCTCatacaattttcttttatataGAATGTGGTGGAAATAAACGTCTAATACTTAGTAAGAAACTTGGGCACTTTTTCATAGTTAGGCTAGGTCACTTCCGGTAGCGATGCTTCGAAGCGTATCGTCTACACATCCCGGTTTAGGTCATAATTATTAAACCACGTAAAACGAAATGCTAGAGTACATAGTAAGTGATATTCAGCTTTGCTATTTTTCATTCGAGCTTTCGTGGTTGATCTTGATTTGGAAGATAGAAGAGAACTAATTACTATGTAGAGAAACATATATTTCATTTCCTGCTGAATGAAGCATTGGATGTATTCAAGCATGATCTTAGCAATCTGTTCGTGGAGATGAATTACTATCATTTATTGTTAGATGTAGTGCAATGATCtatgatttatttatctcAGTTTACGATAAAATATCGGGCTCCGAAACTCTGCACTTCGTCTGTCATAAAATATTGTATTGAAATGTATGTCGTAAAGTATGTTCCTCTTATACTCACTCAGTAATGTTATggaatttgtattttttgtcagCTAAAAAATAAGTGAATTAGGGTATATTTCATTGCTTTTTGATGTGTTGATTAAAACAACCTATGAAGCTATCTGTAGGTTTTGGATAGTTTGCTCAGTTGATTTCCGATGACTTTCTGTATTTAAAATTACTCGAAGAATTGTCTGGAGCAGGTAGAATGCGTGGCTATTTTAAAGATTTTTTCGTGAATTATTTTTGGTTAatctttaatttaattttttttaatagttttcGATAAATGTTTTGAAATCTTTGGAatgtttagaaaaaaaatgacaaatttatttcatcaacatTGAACTGGTGCAAATCCATTCCGAGAACTTGTGAACTATATTAGGAACTTTGCGGCCTTAGTTATGCAATTATTTTGAGTTATTGTTGCAGCTTagtaaaatgaataaaaaggaaataattagCTAAAGGTCGGGTGACATCTACAAATCTGTAATATTACTatgtttgcgtgtttttaaatgtaaaaataatgtCCATTTAACGAAATGGCACTCATGCTGttcttatttctttttaatttgctttatGGCATGATGTTTATCTTTTATTTATACATCAATTTATGTTTGAAAGAGTGTcgttgattttaattttcttgcAAGTCAATGTGTATTTGATGAAAGGAGTTTTCTATGGATTTTTTCCTGGTTTTAATTACAGTTTTGCTTTGCATTACGAAATAACTCTTTGAAATATTGTTGAATTTTTATGTTGCAATATTTAACTGATGATGCATCAGAGAATAAGATAAATTCCACAAGACACATTTGCTTGGCATTATGCATTGTGTCAATGAATCTCAATGTTACTTAAAAAACTTCGCAATCAATCGATAATAGGCAAGCTTGGAACTATTTCACACCATGCTCTACGTCATAAAGCAAagtgtttaaaaataacttaTATGTGTTAATATCacaatttcattcattcgcaCCTTTTTACACTTGGTGCAATTAATTCATCTATGAACATTTTAGGGATCATggttaaaatatttacaatttaCACTGGGTGGTATATTTAGTTTCCAACAAACTAGAGATAACAACGTTATATCACCATTGCACACGTAATTATGCTTCGCTGCTAACAAACTAATCCACACTTCTTCAATACGATAAATATGTACACGTATGCAAACAAACGACCTTCCACGTCAGCAGAAGTCGAGGAGGAGTTTTAAATGTGGATGCCGACCGTTCTAGGGGACGAATTTAATGGCGCTAATGCTCTCAACTGCGCTTGAGtcacttgctgctgctgctgctgtaactgctgcggttgctgctgttggctgcACTGCAGCTGTTGCGATTGCATGCCAGTGGGGAGCACCGGCTGGCTATGCGAGGGTTGTGCTGTAGTTGAATGATATTCGACAGATCGTGCCTGAGTTCGTGGGTCATGATGTTGCACTGTTAGCTGATTATTAGTTCGATTATTTGGAGGGGCGCGGGTTAGCTGGTAGCTATTGCGAATGTTGGAATGGGTCAGTGAAATATTCTGCTGATGTTGCCTACGCTGATTGTTTGGTACATCCGGTAGCGCAAACCGAAGCTTTTCCCAGAACAACTTATCTCCCCATTGGAGATACGTGTTTGTCTTGAGATACAGCCGGATGTCTGGATCTAAGTCTTTTTGGGGCACCTCGCCAAGTAGTATCACAATCAAACGACGGCGTCTGTCGCGCAGCACCTGATGATGGGccgatttaaattcaaatcggCACCATTCGGACTTGATGAAGTTTTCCGAGAGAACCATGATGGTACGTCTGGAGGATTCCACGGCCTGCAAAATGTTATCTGCGATGTACGCACCGACGGGAAAATCCCTGTAGTGAAGGCAAAGTTTGTAACATGGGTCACCGTTTTCGAGCAGTGGTGCTAACTCTTCTGCGACGAACGTTTCATCTTTCGAGCTGTATGACACAAAGGCATCGAACAGTTTGTCTCGCTCGTTCTTGTCAATGTCGGCATTCCGGTAGAACAAACGGACCCCAAACTTGGAGTGAAACCATACTCGCATTTCCTGTCGGAACACGAACAACACGAGTGTAAGAATAATCACCAACGAAAATCCGAAAAGTGCTGCTACCAGCAAAGGAATATAGCCTTCGATCGGTTGTGGCGATAAAATCGTTTTTCGCGAGGTCAGATTTCCGTTGATCACATTCTCGAGCGGAGTGACACCACTGCACAAAGAAGAGCTGTTATCATGATAGACTATGAAGTCTCCGGTTGAACCCTCAACCATCGGGTCTCCTCCACTGGCGGTATTCGCGGGAACTTGAGAAGTGGTGTTAGTCGTGCTGCCGGGTATGAGTCGTATCGCATGCATTGAGCATCTTATCTTGAGCCGATCACGAACAATGTCGTATGTTTTAAGGTATTCATGGAATCGGTTTACAAAATCGCATTCGCACGGCCAGGGGTTAGCAGCTAAACGGATCTCGTTCAGTTGCTTTGGCAAATGCCAAACGTTGAATTCCACGATTCGGTTGTGATCCAGTCGTAAGATCTTTAGGTTATGAAGATGATCGAAGGTGTGATTGGCGATCATCGTGATGTGATTGTAGTGCAGCAATAACTCTTTTAGATTATCGAGTCCTTCGAACTCGAAGCCGTTCAGCTCGCTTACAAGGTTGTGATCGAGCTGCAAAATTTCGAGCTCTTTTAGGCCATAAAAGGTGCGGTTACTGATTGTCTCAATGTTTGAGCCATTGAGAAACAGAATCTTCAGCCGTTTTCTACCAAGAAACGCGTGGCTGCTGAGTGATCGGAAGTTGTTTCCATCGAGATAAATTTGCGTCGAATCCATCGGAATCTGGTCGGGCAATCGGTCATCGTAGCCGGCCCGTGAGCAGTCGACCACGTTAGAGGTCCAGCTTTGATCGTGGTAGCAGGTGCACTGCTTTGGACACTCCATCTTGCAGTCGCAAGCATAGAAGTCACAACAGTGGCACAGCGCGAAGCAATGCGTTTCGTACTTGCAAAGAAACTGATTTGGCTGGGCTTCGACTAGCGGAACGTACGTTCGCCCTCGGTTGTATAGCAGCTTGCAGTAGATGCTATCGAGATCCATTAGCCGCGGTTGCGTCCGCGAGTcaacgttgtttttttgcagccaATTGAGATTGCAATCGCACTGGTATGGATTTCCTCCGATATAAAATTCAGGCAGCGCGCGGTCTTCGGGTACGGCCGATATTCGCAGTGCGTTTGGATCGAGCGTCGTGATCTTGTTGCCGAAGAGGTCCACCCGGGTTAGGTTGGGCTTCTTGAAGAACGTATAAGATTGCACCTTCGAGATAAGGTTGTCGTTGAGGTACAACAGCTCAACGCTGTTTGGAATTGCACTTCCGGTGATTTCCGTCAACTGATTCGAGCTTGCGTCAATAGTGCTCAGCGATAGTTGTGACTCAATCTCGAAGTAGTTTCCGAGCTCTGTGATTTTGTTCGCGTGAATATCCAACCATTGGAGTCCAGTGGGAATGAGCGCATAATCGAACACCTCCAGATGGTTGTCGCTGATATTGAGCCACAGCAGGTTGGGAAGCTTCGTGAAGAGACCGGCGATGTCTGTCATGTAGTTGCCATCGAGTCGGATGGCTTGCAGTTTCGTGTTGTTGTCAAACGACGATTGTTCTACGGTTTTCAGTCGGTTCTGGGACAGATTTAGAATGTGGAGGGATCGCATAGCATCGAACGTGCCTCTCCGAATGACTTCGATGTTGTTCTCTGTCAGCCGTAGACCGTAGAGATGCACCATATCGCGGAAGCTGGCGTTATCAACGTTCGAAATGTGATTCTCTCCAAGGTCTAGTGTGCGGAGCAACGGAACATCGTACAATGCATCCGGCACCTGCAGCAATTTGTTGCCGTTCAAGTGTAATTCCTGTAGAGTGGAATGGTTACGAAGTGCTAGACGATCGACGCGTGAGATTCGGTTATAGTCTAGCGAAAGTAATGCTAAGTTTTTAAGGCCCTTGAAGGTGAACTGGTCAACGATGGAAAGCCGATTATGCGATAGAATTACAGTGTGCAGGGCGCCGAGCTCGGAAAAGGTGTTTTCGGCTATACTTTCGATGGAGTTTTCTTGCATCCTCAAGACCTGCAAGCTGGTCAGGTCTCGAAAAATGGTTGGCTctagttttgttattttgttgtttgataaATCCAAGAGAATGAGTTTAACCAACCCCTGGAAGGTGGCAGGATTGATCCACTCAGACGTAAGCTCATTGTTGGATAaatccagcaccagcagctggTGTAGGTCACTGAAAATTCCCGGAGCCAGTACGTTCAGACTGTTGTTTTGTAAGTAAATTTCTTTGATGTGCTTGGCCTCGGAAAACAGCTCTGGAGGGAGGTTGGTGAGCCGGTTAAGTGAAATATCTAGCCTGGACAGCGACACTAGTCCTTCGAGTGCGCGATCGGCGATGTAATTCATTCCGTTGCTCTGCAGCCGCAAATCGGTGAGCTTGCCGAGACCGGAGAATATAGCTGGAGGTAGATTATCGATAGTGTTGTGTGATAGGTCCAAGGTGATTATGGAACTGCCACATTTTTTCGACAATCTCGTGCTCAATGAAGCGCTGAAGTGAAACACTGACAGATCACGCAAGCGATTCTGCGTGAGATTGAGGTAGTTAAGCCTGCTCAGCGGGCAAATCATACCATCCGGCACGCTCCAAATGTTGTTGTGGCTTAGATCGAGCCTTTGGAGCTTAGATAGTTCGTTGTTGAACACCTGTGGCGCTATTTCGAGGCTTATTGACGACCAGTCCGTATTGTGCGTGCGTATCGTGAGGTTTGCGAGTTTCTTCAGCCCACGAAAGGATCCGTCACTTAAGTTAGCAATTTTACAGTACTCGATTGATAGCGAATGGAGTTCAGCGAGCTGCTTAAAACTACCGGGACTGAGGCTGCTTTGAAAGAACAGCCCATCGTTGCATTGAAGCCGCAACCGGATGGTATTTTCAGGATGTAGCACACTGAAATTCGTGTTTTCCAGCTCACTGTTGATAGTCCTTAGACGACACAATAGTGTCAAATCTTCCTCCCGGTAACCATCCCAACGACACTCATCCGGCGCTTGGTTCAGTAATGACTTGCTCAGCGAAGCTCCGAACACCCCGAATATGGTGCCAAACATCATCGTTAGCAGTGCCGGTGAGGGGCGCATTGTGGTGGATGATTTGGCCCCGGTCATACGCTTCACTTCTAAATATCACACACTGTCGCACTTACATACACACTCATACGCCTCTGCACGAATGATGTTGTGAAAATCGTACCCGTCATATGCCGCACGGCTTAGTACGAATGATACTGTGAAAATCGCACCCGAGTAGTGAACGACAGTCACCACTCCTAATCAACAACTTCGCGTACAATGCCTTAAGGAACCATTCACATCACTCATATCTGTTTCAACCCACTGTTGCCTAAACTCAACGGTGGAACATAGGTTGTAATCACTTTTTTCCTACTGCGCAACGATTTCAGGTTGGTTTTCCACTGCTCATTAGTAAGCACatcataaattttatgtttttttgtttgaattatgAACATATCTTTACCATTTGCTTGCGCCAAATAACCAACTGTAGCTGAAGCTTAGGAAGTGAAATTGGCTGCTAGCATTCCatatttcttccattttttaatGAACACGAGTGTAACGCTTTCGCAAAAAAACGATTGATCTCTTTGAATCGATCATTTCCAACACATTTACGAATCAAACGTTGcacatattttgcttttttttgtaaatgacACCTGGCGCACTGGGAACAACCCGGTAAGCACTCAACAAAGAAGGTTAGTTTTCACCGACGGCATTTTACTTTTGGGCACTAGGGCCGGAAAATCATTCAACCACAATAATTATGCACTCACTTTCGTATCGTTATCAGAAGCGATTCAAAACTCGAAGTTTATTCACGATAAAATGCGAAATCGGAGCAGTTTTCGTTTCTAATTAACTAT
This window harbors:
- the LOC128730844 gene encoding toll-like receptor Tollo, with the protein product MRPSPALLTMMFGTIFGVFGASLSKSLLNQAPDECRWDGYREEDLTLLCRLRTINSELENTNFSVLHPENTIRLRLQCNDGLFFQSSLSPGSFKQLAELHSLSIEYCKIANLSDGSFRGLKKLANLTIRTHNTDWSSISLEIAPQVFNNELSKLQRLDLSHNNIWSVPDGMICPLSRLNYLNLTQNRLRDLSVFHFSASLSTRLSKKCGSSIITLDLSHNTIDNLPPAIFSGLGKLTDLRLQSNGMNYIADRALEGLVSLSRLDISLNRLTNLPPELFSEAKHIKEIYLQNNSLNVLAPGIFSDLHQLLVLDLSNNELTSEWINPATFQGLVKLILLDLSNNKITKLEPTIFRDLTSLQVLRMQENSIESIAENTFSELGALHTVILSHNRLSIVDQFTFKGLKNLALLSLDYNRISRVDRLALRNHSTLQELHLNGNKLLQVPDALYDVPLLRTLDLGENHISNVDNASFRDMVHLYGLRLTENNIEVIRRGTFDAMRSLHILNLSQNRLKTVEQSSFDNNTKLQAIRLDGNYMTDIAGLFTKLPNLLWLNISDNHLEVFDYALIPTGLQWLDIHANKITELGNYFEIESQLSLSTIDASSNQLTEITGSAIPNSVELLYLNDNLISKVQSYTFFKKPNLTRVDLFGNKITTLDPNALRISAVPEDRALPEFYIGGNPYQCDCNLNWLQKNNVDSRTQPRLMDLDSIYCKLLYNRGRTYVPLVEAQPNQFLCKYETHCFALCHCCDFYACDCKMECPKQCTCYHDQSWTSNVVDCSRAGYDDRLPDQIPMDSTQIYLDGNNFRSLSSHAFLGRKRLKILFLNGSNIETISNRTFYGLKELEILQLDHNLVSELNGFEFEGLDNLKELLLHYNHITMIANHTFDHLHNLKILRLDHNRIVEFNVWHLPKQLNEIRLAANPWPCECDFVNRFHEYLKTYDIVRDRLKIRCSMHAIRLIPGSTTNTTSQVPANTASGGDPMVEGSTGDFIVYHDNSSSLCSGVTPLENVINGNLTSRKTILSPQPIEGYIPLLVAALFGFSLVIILTLVLFVFRQEMRVWFHSKFGVRLFYRNADIDKNERDKLFDAFVSYSSKDETFVAEELAPLLENGDPCYKLCLHYRDFPVGAYIADNILQAVESSRRTIMVLSENFIKSEWCRFEFKSAHHQVLRDRRRRLIVILLGEVPQKDLDPDIRLYLKTNTYLQWGDKLFWEKLRFALPDVPNNQRRQHQQNISLTHSNIRNSYQLTRAPPNNRTNNQLTVQHHDPRTQARSVEYHSTTAQPSHSQPVLPTGMQSQQLQCSQQQQPQQLQQQQQQVTQAQLRALAPLNSSPRTVGIHI